A genomic region of Candidatus Methylomirabilota bacterium contains the following coding sequences:
- a CDS encoding glycosyltransferase family 2 protein: MIEPTAVTAAGRPGRGPIPNASVSVIVPVYNEAHCVRESLLSLLGQDFRPLEIVVVDDGSRDESARICEATGLTVLRQPHRGLGPTRNVGARKAAWDILVFADADMVYEAGYVSTLVAPIILGEAVATCHWDELVLNWDHRWARCESYYFRRPGRRRQPVTPPEGELMYRAVRKDFFLEAGGFAENEGRGDDLSVARRTGVLARIVRGAVCYHRGPESLREVLREAAWHGRNVCVAPQGRLRRSLAALADRNVPGVLERGVVSAVRHGELGLPVFAVTYALGFSWGVLHALASGRYVK; the protein is encoded by the coding sequence GTGATCGAGCCGACCGCGGTGACCGCGGCTGGCCGGCCGGGCCGGGGCCCCATCCCCAACGCGTCCGTCAGCGTCATTGTGCCCGTCTACAACGAGGCCCACTGCGTGCGGGAGAGCCTGCTGTCCCTCCTCGGGCAGGACTTCCGGCCCCTGGAGATCGTCGTGGTCGACGATGGATCGCGGGACGAGTCGGCGCGAATCTGTGAGGCGACGGGCCTCACCGTTCTGCGGCAGCCCCACCGGGGTCTGGGGCCGACGCGCAACGTCGGGGCGCGGAAGGCGGCCTGGGACATCCTGGTCTTTGCCGACGCCGACATGGTCTACGAGGCCGGCTACGTCTCGACGCTGGTGGCGCCCATCATACTGGGCGAGGCCGTGGCCACGTGCCACTGGGACGAGCTCGTGTTGAACTGGGACCACCGCTGGGCACGGTGCGAGAGCTATTACTTCCGGCGGCCCGGGCGGCGGCGCCAGCCGGTGACCCCACCCGAAGGCGAGCTCATGTACCGCGCCGTGCGAAAGGACTTCTTTCTCGAGGCGGGCGGCTTCGCCGAGAACGAGGGCCGGGGCGACGATCTCTCCGTAGCCCGCCGCACGGGTGTGCTGGCCCGCATCGTGCGCGGGGCGGTCTGCTATCACCGGGGCCCGGAATCGCTGCGGGAGGTCCTCCGCGAGGCCGCGTGGCACGGCCGGAACGTGTGCGTGGCGCCGCAGGGCCGGCTGCGGCGAAGCCTGGCCGCCCTGGCCGACCGCAACGTCCCGGGCGTGCTGGAGCGCGGGGTGGTTTCCGCGGTGCGACACGGCGAGCTGGGATTGCCGGTGTTCGCCGTCACCTACGCGCTGGGGTTCTCCTGGGGGGTCCTGCACGCGCTGGCCAGCGGGCGGTACGTGAAGTGA